The following DNA comes from Glaciihabitans arcticus.
CGGTGCGCGTAGCGGTCGTCGATGACCACGAGTCGGTTCGACTCGGACTCAAGGCGGCCTTCCTCGAGGAGGGGTACAGCTTCCTCCTCGCCGCCGCGAACGTGCAGGAGCTCGTCGAGGGCCTCGCCGGCCGCGAGTGCGACGTTGTTGTACTCGACCTGTCGCTCGGCGACGGTTCGAGCGTCACCGACAACGTCAAACGCGTGCAGGCCATGGGCTCGGCAGTACTCGTGCACAGCATCGCCGACCGGGTCGCCAGCGTGCGCGAGGCGCTCGCCGCCGGAGCAGCGGGCGTGATCCCCAAGTCGTCCGCCACCCGCACCGTGATCGCCGCTGCGGCGAGCGTCGCACGCGGCGAAGTGCTCAATAACCTCGAGTGGGCGACCGCGATCGATGCCGACCGCGACTTCGCCAAAGCGCAGCTGGGTCGACGCGAGCGGGAGATCCTGCACCTGTACGCCTCGGGTCTGCCGCTCAAGCTCGCAGCCCAGCAGCTCGGCATCGGCTACTCGACGGCCCGCGAATACCTCGACCGCATCCGGGTGAAGTACGTCGAGGTCGGTCGCCCCGCGCCGACCAAGGTCGACCTGCTCCGTCGTGCCGTCGAGGACGGGATCCTGCCTGGGCTCGACCCGGATGGCGGAGATGGCGACTAGGGCGCCAGCCCTCCGCGGCCTCCCCTCGGGCAAGCCGCAGCGCACGCCCATCAGCCGCACCCAGGTCGAGGCCGTTATCTCGCGCTCGGTCGCGGCTTTCGGTGTGGTCTTCGTTCTGCAGACCTTCCCGCAGTTCGTGGAACAGTCGCATAACGCGCATCCGGTGTGGCTCGTGGCGATCGCCTCGGCCGTGTTCGGCAGTATCTTCGTGGCACTCTCGCTCTCCATGCTCGGTCGCGGGGTGCGCATCGCCCACGCGAGCGTCGCGATCATCTACCTCGTCGGGCTGTGCACCTGGCCGCTCGCGGTCACCGACCCGACCCCTGACCCGCTCGGTCGCCACTGGCTGTACTACCTGTTGACCGTCGCTACGGCGACCGCAGCGATCGGGTTGCCGGCCCGTCTCGCGACCGTCTATCTGTTTGTGGTTCCGACGCTCTACGGGGTGTTCAGGATGTCCGCGGCCGGCGGCTACGGCTCTTGGGAGCAGTCGGTGCTGGATGCGATCTACGCGATGATCCTGGGCGGTGCCATCATCGTGATCATCACCATGCTGCGCGCCGCGGCTGCCGCGGTCGACTCGGCCCAGGCGGCAGCGCTCGACCGCTACTCGCACGCCGTGCGCCAGCACGCCACGGAGGTCGAGCGCGTGCAGGTCGACTCCATCGTGCACGACAGCGTGCTCACGACCCTGCTTTCCGCGGCCCGCGCGTTCACCCCCGAGTCGAAGGCGCTCGCGGCGCGGATGGCGGGCAATGCGATCGGCCACCTGCGCGAGGCCGCGCTCGTGAGCCCCGATGACGGCAGCACGGTACGGATCAGCGCGGTCTCGACCCGCATCACCGAGGTCGCCGCGACGATGGCCGCCCCGTTCGAGGTGCGCACGCGCTCCCTCGCGGCGTGGACGATGCCCGTGCTCGCCGCTGAGGCGCTCTACGCGGCATCGGTGCAAGCGATGCTCAACAGCATCCAGCACGCCGGTGGCGCGCCCTCGGTGCGCCGCTGGGTGACGATCCGTGGCGGAACACCGCACGGCATCGAGATCGAGGTCGGTGACACCGGCGCGGGCTTCTCGCTCATCGACGTGCCGACCGAGCGTCTCGGCGTGCGCGTGTCGATCCTCGAGCGGGTCGCGAACGCGGGCGGCGTCGCCGAGATCGACTCCGTCGCGAACGAGGGCACGGTGGTCACCATCCGCTGGCCGCGCAACGATCCCGCCCCGCCGCTCATCGAGGACGAGCCGTGAGGATCGGGGTGCCCCGCCAGCTGATCGTCGGCATGGCGGCACTCTTCTCGCTCTATCACGTGATCCTCGGCATCTACGCGCTCGGCATCCCGCGCTCGCCGTACCCGATCCTCGTCGCCATGGGCCTCTACCTCGTGGCGACCGTGCTGAGCCTGCTGCCGGGCCGCACGTTCCGCATGCCGATCTGGCTGGCCGCCTTCAACGTGGCCGTCGTTGTCGCCGTCCCGCTGCTGGTGACCCAGGAACTCGACCCCGAGCGTGTGGGCGGCAACGGCTACGCGACCTGGTACGTCGCCGCCATGGGCACGATCATGACGATCACCTCGACGAGGCGCCGCCACCTGTTCGCCTGGATCGGCATAGCGTTCCTCGTGCTGCAGAGTCTCGCCTGGGCCGGGCCCGCTTCGCTCGGCACCCTCGGTGTCATCGGCAGCGTCTCCTGGGTCGCCGTCTCCCACGTGCTCAGTCGGGGCATGGCCAAGGCGACGAAGGACGCCCAGCGCTTCGCTCTCGCCGAGCGCGAGGCGACCGACTGGCAGGCCGCGCAGGAGGCCCACGTCTTCGAGCGGCAGTTCCGTCTCGGGCAAACCAGCTCGAGTGCCCTGCCGATGTTGCGCCGCATCGAGGAGAGCGGTGGCGAGCTCAATGCCCCCGAACGCCTCGAGTGCCTTTTTCTCGAGGGTGCGATTCGGGATGAGATTCGCGGCCGAAAGCTCCTGAGCGACGACGTGCGCGAGGCGGTCCGCCTCGCGCGCCGCCGCGGTGCAACGGTCACCCTCCTCGACGAGGGCGGCCTCGACGACCTCTCCGATCGCGAGCTCGAGCGCGTGCACACCCGTGTCGCGGCTGCGGTGCGTTCGACCGAGGCTGACACTCTCATCGTGCGCACGGCCTCCGAGAGCTCGGAGACCGCCGTCACGGTCGTGGGCCTGCGGAGTGTCTCCGACCCCGCAGCGGACGCCGAGACCGACGGCCTCGGGCACGAGGCCCACGAGGACGACGAGGTTGACCTCTGGCTCGAGATCGCCCGTACCGAGAATTCCTGAGATTCGACCAATCCGACCGGTCGGGGTCACCGAATACGTTCTGGGAATCATGTGTGCGCCAGCGTGGGCGTGGGTCGGAGCGTCCGGGGGGAAGCCGCGAGCGGGATCGATCCGCTGTACGTGACACGCTCGCGACGTGCCTAGAGAAGCGCGGCCCGGGAGGTCACGGGCACGGCATGCGTTTAACGCAAAAAGGCCGGAACGATGTTCCGGCCTTTCGCGAAGATCCGAGTCAGGGCGATAACCCGAATATCGCCCT
Coding sequences within:
- a CDS encoding response regulator transcription factor, whose protein sequence is MVQLEVPTPQGAVSAATVRVAVVDDHESVRLGLKAAFLEEGYSFLLAAANVQELVEGLAGRECDVVVLDLSLGDGSSVTDNVKRVQAMGSAVLVHSIADRVASVREALAAGAAGVIPKSSATRTVIAAAASVARGEVLNNLEWATAIDADRDFAKAQLGRREREILHLYASGLPLKLAAQQLGIGYSTAREYLDRIRVKYVEVGRPAPTKVDLLRRAVEDGILPGLDPDGGDGD
- a CDS encoding sensor histidine kinase; this encodes MATRAPALRGLPSGKPQRTPISRTQVEAVISRSVAAFGVVFVLQTFPQFVEQSHNAHPVWLVAIASAVFGSIFVALSLSMLGRGVRIAHASVAIIYLVGLCTWPLAVTDPTPDPLGRHWLYYLLTVATATAAIGLPARLATVYLFVVPTLYGVFRMSAAGGYGSWEQSVLDAIYAMILGGAIIVIITMLRAAAAAVDSAQAAALDRYSHAVRQHATEVERVQVDSIVHDSVLTTLLSAARAFTPESKALAARMAGNAIGHLREAALVSPDDGSTVRISAVSTRITEVAATMAAPFEVRTRSLAAWTMPVLAAEALYAASVQAMLNSIQHAGGAPSVRRWVTIRGGTPHGIEIEVGDTGAGFSLIDVPTERLGVRVSILERVANAGGVAEIDSVANEGTVVTIRWPRNDPAPPLIEDEP